A section of the Babesia microti strain RI chromosome I, complete genome genome encodes:
- a CDS encoding 50S ribosomal protein L12, apicoplast, putative (overlaps_old_locusTagID:BBM_I02350) — protein MVTCKQFLLDFFFSFIAFVAFLYPYLKCTSSAYVLHRNPRLSPTYIITTAKFTVAADSDKIGLIIDTLKTLNLLEASELVKQIEDTFGVDSTTYLTSATPLDAVNHSKTQADEDENAQEEEDNGMMNEGPPQTEFKITLVKILDDKRMQMLRIIKEINPLMNLKEAKETMDNLPFVLGEKLKKEAMEALKLKVEEAGGTVEIS, from the coding sequence ATGGTAACatgtaaacaatttttactagattttttttttaGTTTTATCGCATTCGTAGCATTTTTATATCCTTATTTAAAATGCACATCTAGTGCCTATGTTTTGCATAGGAATCCTCGTTTATCACctacatatataattactaCTGCCAAATTTACTGTTGCAGCAGATAGTGACAAAATTGGGCTAATAATCGACACTTTGAAGACTCTCAATTTACTGGAGGCTTCTGAATTGGTAAAACAGATAGAAGATACTTTCGGTGTGGATTCAACAACTTATCTCACATCAGCCACGCCACTTGATGCCGTAAACCATTCTAAAACGCAAGCTGACGAGGATGAAAATGCTCAGGAAGAAGAAGATAATGGGATGATGAATGAGGGACCTCCACAGACGGAATTCAAGATTACGCTGGTTAAGATATTGGACGACAAGCGAATGCAAATGCTCAGGATCATAAAGGAAATTAACCCTTTGATGAACTTAAAGGAAGCTAAGGAGACTATGGACAACCTGCCTTTTGTTCTGGGGGAAAAGCTTAAAAAGGAGGCCATGGAGGCACTTAAATTAAAGGTTGAAGAAGCCGGTGGTACTGTtgaaatttcataa
- a CDS encoding mitochondrial import receptor subunit TOM22, putative (TOM22) (overlaps_old_locusTagID:BBM_I02355), whose translation MHDYQSLIRHKLSVANHRLQKLISLGISTVGWILWIGGTSIVTLVGPVMFHYDRECQLLEMQQQIIQAQQAATTPILN comes from the coding sequence ATGCACGACTATCAAAGCCTGATCAGACACAAATTATCTGTTGCCAACCATCGCCTGCAAAAGCTTATATCTTTAGGAATTAGCACTGTTGGATGGATTTTATGGATAGGCGGAACCTCAATCGTAACACTAGTGGGACCAGTAATGTTTCACTACGATCGTGAATGCCAGCTTCTCGAAATGCAgcaacaaattatacagGCCCAACAAGCTGCCACGACACCCATTCTTAATTAG
- a CDS encoding U1 small nuclear ribonucleoprotein C (overlaps_old_locusTagID:BBM_I02360), which translates to MPKFYCEYCNIYLTHSSPAGRKQHSQGKKHINAKIEYYQNLIRERGFQPPTTTNPLVPFGLPPGLPFPPPFPAPNGLPMMPMGPPFGMRPPGLPMNLPPVFPPCPLPPGFPPVTPTGQPVISQQPTVPSQAPVGIPGMPPGVPPGVPPMFDGMVPPPLPMNVPQSQNFVPPVPPDT; encoded by the exons ATGCCTAAGTTTTACTGCGAGTACTGCAACATATACCTGACTCATAGCTCACCCGCTGGACGCAAGCAACATTCGCAAGGCAAGAAACATATCAAtgctaaaattgaataCTACCAGA ATTTAATCAGGGAAAGAGGATTCCAACCTCCTACCACAACAAATCCCCTAGTGCCCTTTGGGTTAC CCCCGGGATTACCTTTTCCTCCACCATTCCCTGCGCCTAATGGATTGCCAATGATGCCCATGGGCCCGCCTTTTGGCATGAGACCTCCAGGATTACCTATGAATTTGCCACCAGTATTTCCCCCATGTCCCTTGCCTCCCGGATTTCCTCCAGTAACTCCCACTGGCCAACCTGTAATTAGCCAGCAACCTACTGTACCTAGTCAAGCTCCAGTTGGAATCCCAGGAATGCCACCCGGAGTTCCTCCCGGAGTTCCACCAA TGTTTGATGGGATGGTTCCACCTCCACTTCCCATGAATGTTCCCCAGAGCCAGAATTTTGTTCCACCAGTACCGCCAGATACataa